The sequence below is a genomic window from Macadamia integrifolia cultivar HAES 741 chromosome 1, SCU_Mint_v3, whole genome shotgun sequence.
aataatgaaatttttagattttaaaaatttacatTCCAAAAAGTAGTTTGACTTTCAAACCTTGTTTAGTAGTATATGTGGTACAGTNttttttttttttcttttttttttcttttttctcttttctttttttcaaagcAGAAACCCAGAGAATGTATGGGCTACAAGCCTAGAATCAAGAGAACCCAACAAAATCCAATCAATTGAAACAAACAGAAAAGCAATAAAACTACAAAACCAGAAAAACCCAAATCATGATCAAGCCTGAGGACGCAAATGAACAAAACAttcaaaaataatgataataatattgAACTTTTGAGATCATTCTCTACCATCAAAGCACccaaccagagagagagagagagactcaccgGCAACAGAGAAAATGCAAGAAGGGTTGACCTACGAGAACCCAGAAGCTGACATATCTGCTCAGTCCTTTATGATTGAATCCCACAAGAACAGATGCAAAGCAAAAGAAGGTTGGCTTAAAGAGGCAGGCAGGCAGGAGGAAGAGTGCTACAGGAGCAGAAAGTCCATCAAACAGTCCACACCCTACAAGTAACTCAATGAGATGGAGGTCTCCTTCCTTGCACTTCCCAGTTCCCATTCATTGAATTATGAGGATTTTTGTTTGAGAAAGTGGGTGGGCTGTTTCCCTTCTCCCACGACGAAGGAGGTGAAGATACCTCCTTCGCCGTGGGCCTTGATGGAGTAGGGTGTGCCGTATTGATGAGAGGAATATTTCGGACCATCAGGTTGGAGGGAAACAATGACGTCAAAATAGGCAGTGAGCAGCCAACAGCTTGGGCGGATGTCCGAATCTTTCTAGCCGTCGGATGTTCGTTCCACCACACCACTCAGAACATTTGAACTCGAAACGTTGACCGTGGCAACGGTTGCATGACGGAATCTTTCTATTGGAAGTTCATTGTACCTCATCACTCGCTGCATACCATTCAAACTCGAAACGTTGACAATGGACTAAATGGGTgagcaaaaaaaattccccaatgGTTACAATCCAGTTTAAGATTTTGGTTCTAAGCccaattatgaatttttttgacCAATTTCGAGTTGGAACCTATCTATGCACAATTTCGGCTATATGTTTGATGAaggattttgttttcaaatGATCAAATTAGTTCTCAAAACTTctgaaaaattctatttttaagtCCCctgaaataatgaaatttttaaattttaaaaatttacatTCAAAAAAATAGTTTGACTTTCAAACCTTGTTTAGTAGTATATGTGGTACAGTGTTGTGTATATATTAATAAGCATTAGGAATTAAcacattttctcaaaaaaaaaacacacacacacacatgcataaaAATTATAATCTATATCATGAATCATACATTATACATTATACATTATACATGTACAGTTCTTTATAAACCTTATAAGGGAGTGATTTGGCAAAGAAATCacaaaattgatattttttgaGACTTCTTATTGAAATTGATTAAACGAATGAAATGGGTCAAAAGTTTGATCCCGTTTCGTCCAAATTACATTTAATGTTGAAACAAAGTATTGTTTCAACCTAAATATTGACGaaacataattgaaaaaaaaaaaatatgtacaaGGCTCATGCTACTGTAGAGTATGGGAGGGACAAATGTACGCAATCTTATCCCATACATACATTTCTATGTATCACATACCATTTTGTTTCAACATCAATCAAAATATTTTGTGAGATTTTCTGGAATTTCAAATTATAAAATGGTCATTTGGTGATCTAAATACCTCAAATACTATATATGACTATTGATGGGAAAATTTACGAAAGTTATGCATGACAtcttattttaccaaaaaaaaaaagaagctatgCATGGCATCTTAGGTCCATGTCCATGGCTATGTTTAGTTGCATATCaaataaagggaaggaaagtgaaatccAATCAATATTAAAGATGTAATCACTATTTCAGATGTTGGTTTTACAAACTACAAAGtatatcaaattttattttactttgcaaTTTGTAGATACCTCATTATGTAATTTTTGTGGCACTCGTAATAGTGATGAACGAGCTGATTCAGAACTGTAGAAATGCTCGAATTTGTGGTTTGAGAGCTTCCCTATAATTTCAAATGCTTCACGAATCATTAtgataaaatgaccaaaatacacTCATTAGGTTTAACTAGATTAAAATACAGTGAATAAGTTTAAAATCCAGCCAAGGTTCCACATAAAATGGTTTTTGCATTGAACATTTTTATACTAAAAATGGTACTTCATTTGTCTATCGTTTaataaaagattctattttcgTCAATAACATGATTGGGTTGGGTTACAAATTGCACTAATATGGATTTTTGGAATAGTATGTGTGGAGCCATATTTAGGTGAGAGGGTGTAACAATAATTCTAATAATTCTAACAATTGCTActaatttaatttcattttaattttctttatttttcttgcaaccaaatgagACCTAGTTGGTGTTTCTACTACCATTGGTGCCTAATGTGTGActcttgatttatttatttattttttagactAAGTTTTTCGAAGGTCATTCCCATTCACCGTGGCCCATCGTGACCAATATAGGGGGAGAGATTATAGTCACATCCGAGTCGTGCCATCGTTCGGCCATCGGCGAAGAAaaagtgtcatttttttttttttttttataacttgaGTGGCCCGAGTCAATCTTGAATTTTCCAACAAATTTTGAAACCACGAACAAGCATATCCTTGGTATCGGCCGGGCTTAATACTGGCTTAAAATGTAGGACCGGGTTTGGGTTTAACTTCCCTCTCACTGAGCCGGGCCCATTGACAGCCCTGGTGCTCTGAGCCTGTGAGGCACTTCTTGGTTTCTGGCTGGGGATAACAGGTAATACTAACCCATCAGTCATCACACTACAACACACGGAGGCATGGCAGTTCCACTGTCGGGACCATGGCTGTCGAGCCCAAGCGTATCCTATGACACTCTTCACGGACGAAGAAAGCCTTTAGCTGTGGCTCTTGCATCAGCCCCTCCGTTATCCTCCACCACTATTCAGGTAAGACGCCAGTGTTGATAACAAGGCTTTTATCTGCTGTTTTTCTTCTTGCCTCTCTAGCCATTTTTGAAATAGAGCTCTTTTTCCTTGAACTTGTTTAGAATTCCGGGCTTAATTCCGTCTGGGTAGCTTTTATTTCCATTGAAAACGATGCTCTTGGTTCAGTTATGAATGCTTGAGTTCTGCTAGTTACCTTTCAGAATTACGGTTGGGTGGGTTCTCTTTAGTTTTTACAGACTATGTTATAAATCGGTTTGGTATGGAGTCTTAGATTCTTAGTTTgtcaataattttttgtttaattgctCCCGATTGTGCCCCAAAAAATGGTTGGAAGGATTTGCAGGCCAGAAACTCAATTACATCATGATTGAGAACCTATAGGATAGCACAATTAAGTGgtttctttacaaaaaaaagtaCTAGAATTAAACTAGCACTACACTGTGAATTAATCTTAGTAAATGAAAGCATCCCAACTTGAAGCAATTTAGGCATAACTCCCAACCAGCAAAAAAGCATGAAAATTTTGCTTTATCaagttttatgaaaaatatagtaCAAAAGGAATTTTATATGGATTCCTACTTCAACTTAAACTCTAGAGTAGATATTTCCTGTCACAGATTGATGCCCTAACAGAATATAtctaacaacaactacttagcgtagttggtgagctgtgtggtgtgcaaaaatcccatgctcaccaagaggtctcgagttcgagcctcctggctgttactaacttccctccctacctataaaaaaaaaaaaaagatgtaaaattCAGACTCACCGATTTCAAAAGCTGAGCTAAAGATTATTTAAAACAAGATTTTGGTACAAAGTAcccaagataataaaaaaattgactaCATTAAACATGGCTACCAaagcagaagagagagaaatcctTAGAACCTCCTCTGATTTGACttcgtaattttttttttaagaaaaaatttaatACTTTTAAACCTCGAAGATCAAGTGACCTAgcgcccccccccctcccctttagGCACCAAAACTATTTGCAGCTCTTGAATATGATTTGGTGCAAGAAGTAAAGATGGATCTGTCTAGGACCTTCCTTAGGAATCTCCCGCCCTTGAAGTGTTTGGTCCGAATATATTGTACAGTCAAAGTTCTTGTAAAAGTTGGTACTTCAAAATGTTATTTGCATTTAATGAAGTAGAAATGATAATGCACATCAGCATACACAATATTTATGCTAATAATACCATCTGGGTCTGTGTGTATGCTTGCAGTTTCCCGTTTTCCTTTGGTCTTATGAATAAGACATATTCAGTGCAGtattaaagttgaaaaaagcaTATCTTCAGGTGttaaaattttttgtttcaaaaattttataGTAAGTTCACAATCTGTCAAATAACcagaagtaaagaaaaaaaaatattggctTTCCTTTGAAATGAGAAGCATAATTTGCAAGGACAATATTGCAGATTGTGGGTGGAAAGGCTTCAAGGTTGTCTCATAAAGAAGGTGCAAGTTATAGTAAGATATTAGAATCCAGCAAAGGAGAAATTGATTGGGCTGACTTGGATACTGATCTTTATTACTGGACAAAGCCTTTGCGTCCTGTTCAGGTATAAATAAGTTGTCGTCTTGCAGAACAAATATTTTGAGTTCCAAGTGCCATATGAGATTCCGCTTCCATAAAGGAGATTTTAGAGCTTTCCCCTTGAGAAACCATAGAGTTCTGACGTCATGTTTTGGCAGTGGTATCCTGGTCATATTGCAAAAACAGAAAAGGAGCTTAAAGAACAACTGAAGTTAATGGATGTTGTGATAGAGGTGCGGGATGCAAGAATTCCTATTTCCACCAGTCATCCTCAGGTGTAGTTCTTTTTCTCTGTGGATGGTGGTCAACTATGAGTTAACTATTGAGAATTCTAGAATTGAAACAACATTTGTAATTTTAGTCAAAGTTTCACATTCCTCCTCCTGCAGATGGATTCCTGGATTGCCAATAGGAAAAGAATTGTTGTTCTGAATAGAGAAGACATGATATCCACTGCAGACAGAAATGCATGGGCCACTTATTTTGCAAGACAGGGAACAAAAGTTGCCTTCTCCAATGGGAAACTTGGAATGGTATCTAgatgttactctctctctctctctctcagatttCTGTAGTTTGACCTGCTGACTTTAAGAAAATATGCTAACTCTTGCATGCAAAATGCAGGGTACTATGAAGCTTGGAAGACTAGCAAAGTCATTAGCTGATGGTGTGAATGTCAAGCGTAGAGCCAAAGGACTGCTTCCTCGTCCAGTGAGTTTCAGAA
It includes:
- the LOC122079188 gene encoding DAR GTPase 3, chloroplastic isoform X2, with product MAVPLSGPWLSSPSVSYDTLHGRRKPLAVALASAPPLSSTTIQIVGGKASRLSHKEGASYSKILESSKGEIDWADLDTDLYYWTKPLRPVQWYPGHIAKTEKELKEQLKLMDVVIEVRDARIPISTSHPQMDSWIANRKRIVVLNREDMISTADRNAWATYFARQGTKVAFSNGKLGMGTMKLGRLAKSLADGVNVKRRAKGLLPRPVRAGIVGYPNVGKSSLINRLLKRRMCPAAPRPGVTRVLKWVRFGKDLELLDSPGIIPMRISDQAAAIKLAICDDIGERSYDVVDVAAILVQMLTKLPSVDH
- the LOC122079188 gene encoding DAR GTPase 3, chloroplastic isoform X1, encoding MAVPLSGPWLSSPSVSYDTLHGRRKPLAVALASAPPLSSTTIQIVGGKASRLSHKEGASYSKILESSKGEIDWADLDTDLYYWTKPLRPVQWYPGHIAKTEKELKEQLKLMDVVIEVRDARIPISTSHPQMDSWIANRKRIVVLNREDMISTADRNAWATYFARQGTKVAFSNGKLGMGTMKLGRLAKSLADGVNVKRRAKGLLPRPVRAGIVGYPNVGKSSLINRLLKRRMCPAAPRPGVTRVLKWVRFGKDLELLDSPGIIPMRISDQAAAIKLAICDDIGERSYDVVDVAAILVQMLTKLPSVGSEVLHNRYKIDVDSHCGKTFVQKLALPLFNGDVNQAAFRVLSDFRKGKFGWIALERPPKE